A window from Peromyscus eremicus chromosome 1, PerEre_H2_v1, whole genome shotgun sequence encodes these proteins:
- the Ctbp2 gene encoding C-terminal-binding protein 2 isoform X1, with the protein MPVPSRHINIGRSQSWDAAGWYEVPWENAGPPGRRSSLTYGPGEGTWSELLNHCAQDTEPYLPREAFYNSLPSRKGSVPDFAFYDSRQAVMSGRGSVLPQDYCGDPSRATRVPKEPPFYRDPGASRPVPSYGVLGSRVLWEQVQGQLPALQDTGHLYRESGAKTLPHGQRTHGRTPSPGRYGREQPDTRLGIDAPTFSPTPSQVYSDICERPVDSAPARQVAPTCLVVDPSSAAPTENSTGVAPGPLNRGYGPTRENIHSKLTYENYEADLSTFQGPGGKRTVYPEFLALLRAEGVAEATLAALLQQGFDSPAVLATLEDADIKSVAPNLGQARVLSRLASSCRTEMQFRRQDRTGPPPRARSSSFSHRSELPSDLASLGTTALQFHPAGPLQAPSPARAGDAARRPSSAPSQHLLETAATYSAPVVGAQPPHLPSNSGYSSPTPCALTARLAPSYPSQAAGVALANPGPSVSLHSSPRTAYSTSYTVPMELLKRERSMTASPLPSPHGSPQLLRKPGAAPMEPPALPPVSQSLHTPHSPYQKVARRTGAPIIVSTMLTPEPSIRPQIMNGPLHPRPLVALLDGRDCTVEMPILKDLATVAFCDAQSTQEIHEKVLNEAVGAMMYHTITLTREDLEKFKALRVIVRIGSGYDNVDIKAAGELGIAVCNIPSAAVEETADSTVCHILNLYRRNTWLYQALREGTRVQSVEQIREVASGAARIRGETLGLIGFGRTGQAVAVRAKAFGFSVIFYDPYLQDGIERSLGVQRVYTLQDLLYQSDCVSLHCNLNEHNHHLINDFTIKQMRQGAFLVNAARGGLVDEKALAQALKEGRIRGAALDVHESEPFSFAQGPLKDAPNLICTPHTAWYSEQASLEMREAAATEIRRAITGRIPESLRNCVNKEFFVTSAPWSVIDQQAIHPELNGATYRYPPGIVGVAPGGLPAAMEGIIPGGIPVTHNLPTVAHPSQAPSPNQPTKHGDNREHPNEQ; encoded by the exons ATGCCGGTTCCCAGCAGGCACATCAATATTGGCCGTTCTCAGAGCTGGGATGCCGCTGGCTGGTACGAGGTCCCTTGGGAGAATGCTGGGCCTCCCGGGAGGAGAAGTTCTCTGACGTATGGCCCCGGAGAAGGGACCTGGAGTGAGCTGCTAAACCACTGCGCCCAGGACACTGAGCCTTACCTACCCCGGGAAGCTTTTTACAACTCGCTGCCATCGAGAAAGGGGTCGGTGCCTGACTTCGCCTTCTACGAcagcagacaggcagtgatgtCTGGCCGTGGCTCCGTGCTGCCACAAGACTACTGTGGCGACCCATCCAGGGCCACCAGGGTACCCAAGGAGCCTCCCTTCTATCGGGACCCAGGAGCCAGCCGGCCAGTGCCCAGCTACGGAGTGCTTGGCAGCAGAGTGCTGTGGGAGCAGGTACAAGGCCAGTTACCTGCTCTGCAGGATACTGGCCACCTCTACCGGGAATCTGGGGCTAAAACCCTCCCACATGGGCAGAGGACACATGGCAGGACTCCATCTCCTGGGAGGTATGGAAGGGAACAGCCTGATACAAGGTTAGGGATAGACGCACCcaccttctcccccacccccagtcaagTCTACAGTGATATCTGTGAAAGACCTGTTGATTCTGCCCCTGCCAGACAGGTGGCCCCAACGTGCCTGGTTGTGGACCCCAGCTCGGCTGCTCCTACCGAGAACAGCACAGGAGTGGCCCCGGGTCCCCTGAACAGAGGCTATGGGCCTACCCGGGAAAACATCCACTCGAAGCTGACGTATGAGAATTATGAAGCTGACTTGTCTACGTTCCAGGGGCCTGGGGGCAAGAGGACCGTGTACCCCGAGTTTCTGGCCCTGCTGCGGGCAGAAGGTGTGGCAGAGGCCACCCTGGCAGCCCTCTTACAGCAAGGCTTTGACTCCCCCGCCGTCCTGGCCACCCTGGAGGACGCCGACATCAAGTCCGTCGCACCCAACCTGGGCCAGGCCCGTGTCCTGAGCCGCCTCGCCAGCAGCTGCAGGACAGAGATGCAGTTTCGGAGACAGGACCGGACGGGCCCTCCACCCCGCGCTCGGTCCAGTAGCTTCAGCCACCGGAGTGAACTGCCCAGTGACTTGGCCTCGCTGGGCACCACAGCCTTGCAGTTCCATCCCGCTGGGCCTTTGCAGGCACCGTCTCCAGCCCGGGCTGGAGACGCAGCTCGCCGCCCCTCCAGCGCACCTTCCCAGCACCTCCTGGAGACAGCAGCTACTTACTCTGCCCCAGTGGTGGGGGCCCAACCCCCCCACTTGCCCTCCAACTCCGGGTACAGCTCTCCTACCCCTTGTGCCCTAACAGCACGCCTGGCTCCCTCATATCCTTCCCAAGCTGCTGGGGTAGCCTTGGCTAACCCAGGTCCTTCTGTCTCCCTCCACTCAAGTCCCAGAACAGCTTACTCCACCTCGTACACAGTGCCCATGGAGCTGCTGAAGAGGGAGCGCAGCATGACCGCCTCTCCGCTGCCCAGCCCCCACGGCAGCCCCCAGCTCCTGCGGAAACCTGGAGCGGCCCCCATGGAGCCGCCTGCCCTGCCACCAGTCAGCCAAAGCCTCCACACACCTCACTCTCCGTACCAGAAGGTGGCCCGGCGGACGGGGGCTCCCATCATCGTGTCAACCATGCTCACTCCAGAACCAA GTATCCGCCCCCAGATCATGAACGGCCCCCTGCACCCCCGCCCCCTAGTGGCACTGCTGGATGGCAGAGACTGTACTGTGGAGATGCCCATCCTGAAGGACCTGGCCACTGTGGCCTTCTGCGACGCACAGTCCACTCAGGAAATCCATGAGAAG GTGTTGAATGAGGCTGTGGGTGCGATGATGTACCACACTATCACCCTCACCAGGGAAGACCTGGAGAAGTTCAAGGCCCTGAGAGTGATCGTGCGAATTGGCAGCGGCTATGACAACGTGGACATCAAGGCCGCTGGTGAGCTCG GGATCGCTGTTTGCAATATCCCGTCTGCCGCAGTAGAGGAGACAGCCGATTCCACCGTCTGCCACATCCTCAATCTCTATCGGCGGAACACATGGCTGTACCAAGCCCTACGAGAAGGCACACGGGTACAGAGCGTGGAACAGATCCGTGAGGTTGCCTCGGGAGCTGCTCGGATCCGAGGGGAGACCCTGGGCCTCATTGGCTTTG GTCGCACAGGGCAGGCAGTTGCTGTTCGAGCCAAGGCCTTTGGATTCAGCGTCATATTTTATGACCCCTACTTACAGGATGGGATAGAGCGGTCTCTGGGCGTGCAAAGGGTCTACACCCTGCAGGACTTGCTGTATCAGAGCGACTGTGTCTCCTTGCACTGCAATCTGAATGAGCATAACCACCACCTCATCAATGATTTCACTATCAAGCAG ATGAGGCAAGGAGCATTCCTTGTGAACGCAGCCCGAGGTGGTCTGGTGGATGAGAAAGCCTTAGCTCAGGCCCTCAAAGAGGGAAGGATACGAGGAGCTGCCCTCGACGTGCACGAGTCTGAGCCCTTTAG CTTCGCTCAGGGCCCATTGAAAGATGCACCAAATCTCATCTGCACGCCGCACACAGCCTGGTACAGTGAACAGGCATCACTAGAGATGAGGGAAGCAGCTGCCACTGAGATCCGCCGGGCTATCACAG GTCGCATCCCAGAAAGCTTGCGAAACTGTGTCAACAAAGAATTCTTCGTGACTTCAGCTCCTTGGTCAGTCATCGACCAGCAAGCGATTCATCCCGAGCTCAATGGTGCCACATACAG GTATCCACCAGGCATCGTTGGTGTGGCTCCAGGAGGGCTTCCTGCAGCTATGGAAGGGATCATCCCTGGAGGCATCCCGGTGACTCACAACCtccccacagtggcacacccTTCCCAAGCTCCCTCCCCCAACCAGCCCACAAAACATGGGGACAATCGAGAGCACCCCAACGAGCAATAG
- the Ctbp2 gene encoding C-terminal-binding protein 2 isoform X2 yields the protein MWGVTCSLPCRCQCERILELGPLRHPTMCFRVSGIRPQIMNGPLHPRPLVALLDGRDCTVEMPILKDLATVAFCDAQSTQEIHEKVLNEAVGAMMYHTITLTREDLEKFKALRVIVRIGSGYDNVDIKAAGELGIAVCNIPSAAVEETADSTVCHILNLYRRNTWLYQALREGTRVQSVEQIREVASGAARIRGETLGLIGFGRTGQAVAVRAKAFGFSVIFYDPYLQDGIERSLGVQRVYTLQDLLYQSDCVSLHCNLNEHNHHLINDFTIKQMRQGAFLVNAARGGLVDEKALAQALKEGRIRGAALDVHESEPFSFAQGPLKDAPNLICTPHTAWYSEQASLEMREAAATEIRRAITGRIPESLRNCVNKEFFVTSAPWSVIDQQAIHPELNGATYRYPPGIVGVAPGGLPAAMEGIIPGGIPVTHNLPTVAHPSQAPSPNQPTKHGDNREHPNEQ from the exons ATGTGGGGTGTAACTTGTTCACTACCTTGCCGTTGCCAATGTGAGAGGATTTTAGAACTGGGACCACTCAGGCACCCTACCATGTGCTTCAGAGTCTCAG GTATCCGCCCCCAGATCATGAACGGCCCCCTGCACCCCCGCCCCCTAGTGGCACTGCTGGATGGCAGAGACTGTACTGTGGAGATGCCCATCCTGAAGGACCTGGCCACTGTGGCCTTCTGCGACGCACAGTCCACTCAGGAAATCCATGAGAAG GTGTTGAATGAGGCTGTGGGTGCGATGATGTACCACACTATCACCCTCACCAGGGAAGACCTGGAGAAGTTCAAGGCCCTGAGAGTGATCGTGCGAATTGGCAGCGGCTATGACAACGTGGACATCAAGGCCGCTGGTGAGCTCG GGATCGCTGTTTGCAATATCCCGTCTGCCGCAGTAGAGGAGACAGCCGATTCCACCGTCTGCCACATCCTCAATCTCTATCGGCGGAACACATGGCTGTACCAAGCCCTACGAGAAGGCACACGGGTACAGAGCGTGGAACAGATCCGTGAGGTTGCCTCGGGAGCTGCTCGGATCCGAGGGGAGACCCTGGGCCTCATTGGCTTTG GTCGCACAGGGCAGGCAGTTGCTGTTCGAGCCAAGGCCTTTGGATTCAGCGTCATATTTTATGACCCCTACTTACAGGATGGGATAGAGCGGTCTCTGGGCGTGCAAAGGGTCTACACCCTGCAGGACTTGCTGTATCAGAGCGACTGTGTCTCCTTGCACTGCAATCTGAATGAGCATAACCACCACCTCATCAATGATTTCACTATCAAGCAG ATGAGGCAAGGAGCATTCCTTGTGAACGCAGCCCGAGGTGGTCTGGTGGATGAGAAAGCCTTAGCTCAGGCCCTCAAAGAGGGAAGGATACGAGGAGCTGCCCTCGACGTGCACGAGTCTGAGCCCTTTAG CTTCGCTCAGGGCCCATTGAAAGATGCACCAAATCTCATCTGCACGCCGCACACAGCCTGGTACAGTGAACAGGCATCACTAGAGATGAGGGAAGCAGCTGCCACTGAGATCCGCCGGGCTATCACAG GTCGCATCCCAGAAAGCTTGCGAAACTGTGTCAACAAAGAATTCTTCGTGACTTCAGCTCCTTGGTCAGTCATCGACCAGCAAGCGATTCATCCCGAGCTCAATGGTGCCACATACAG GTATCCACCAGGCATCGTTGGTGTGGCTCCAGGAGGGCTTCCTGCAGCTATGGAAGGGATCATCCCTGGAGGCATCCCGGTGACTCACAACCtccccacagtggcacacccTTCCCAAGCTCCCTCCCCCAACCAGCCCACAAAACATGGGGACAATCGAGAGCACCCCAACGAGCAATAG
- the Ctbp2 gene encoding C-terminal-binding protein 2 isoform X3, translated as MALVDKHRVKRQRLDRICEGIRPQIMNGPLHPRPLVALLDGRDCTVEMPILKDLATVAFCDAQSTQEIHEKVLNEAVGAMMYHTITLTREDLEKFKALRVIVRIGSGYDNVDIKAAGELGIAVCNIPSAAVEETADSTVCHILNLYRRNTWLYQALREGTRVQSVEQIREVASGAARIRGETLGLIGFGRTGQAVAVRAKAFGFSVIFYDPYLQDGIERSLGVQRVYTLQDLLYQSDCVSLHCNLNEHNHHLINDFTIKQMRQGAFLVNAARGGLVDEKALAQALKEGRIRGAALDVHESEPFSFAQGPLKDAPNLICTPHTAWYSEQASLEMREAAATEIRRAITGRIPESLRNCVNKEFFVTSAPWSVIDQQAIHPELNGATYRYPPGIVGVAPGGLPAAMEGIIPGGIPVTHNLPTVAHPSQAPSPNQPTKHGDNREHPNEQ; from the exons GTATCCGCCCCCAGATCATGAACGGCCCCCTGCACCCCCGCCCCCTAGTGGCACTGCTGGATGGCAGAGACTGTACTGTGGAGATGCCCATCCTGAAGGACCTGGCCACTGTGGCCTTCTGCGACGCACAGTCCACTCAGGAAATCCATGAGAAG GTGTTGAATGAGGCTGTGGGTGCGATGATGTACCACACTATCACCCTCACCAGGGAAGACCTGGAGAAGTTCAAGGCCCTGAGAGTGATCGTGCGAATTGGCAGCGGCTATGACAACGTGGACATCAAGGCCGCTGGTGAGCTCG GGATCGCTGTTTGCAATATCCCGTCTGCCGCAGTAGAGGAGACAGCCGATTCCACCGTCTGCCACATCCTCAATCTCTATCGGCGGAACACATGGCTGTACCAAGCCCTACGAGAAGGCACACGGGTACAGAGCGTGGAACAGATCCGTGAGGTTGCCTCGGGAGCTGCTCGGATCCGAGGGGAGACCCTGGGCCTCATTGGCTTTG GTCGCACAGGGCAGGCAGTTGCTGTTCGAGCCAAGGCCTTTGGATTCAGCGTCATATTTTATGACCCCTACTTACAGGATGGGATAGAGCGGTCTCTGGGCGTGCAAAGGGTCTACACCCTGCAGGACTTGCTGTATCAGAGCGACTGTGTCTCCTTGCACTGCAATCTGAATGAGCATAACCACCACCTCATCAATGATTTCACTATCAAGCAG ATGAGGCAAGGAGCATTCCTTGTGAACGCAGCCCGAGGTGGTCTGGTGGATGAGAAAGCCTTAGCTCAGGCCCTCAAAGAGGGAAGGATACGAGGAGCTGCCCTCGACGTGCACGAGTCTGAGCCCTTTAG CTTCGCTCAGGGCCCATTGAAAGATGCACCAAATCTCATCTGCACGCCGCACACAGCCTGGTACAGTGAACAGGCATCACTAGAGATGAGGGAAGCAGCTGCCACTGAGATCCGCCGGGCTATCACAG GTCGCATCCCAGAAAGCTTGCGAAACTGTGTCAACAAAGAATTCTTCGTGACTTCAGCTCCTTGGTCAGTCATCGACCAGCAAGCGATTCATCCCGAGCTCAATGGTGCCACATACAG GTATCCACCAGGCATCGTTGGTGTGGCTCCAGGAGGGCTTCCTGCAGCTATGGAAGGGATCATCCCTGGAGGCATCCCGGTGACTCACAACCtccccacagtggcacacccTTCCCAAGCTCCCTCCCCCAACCAGCCCACAAAACATGGGGACAATCGAGAGCACCCCAACGAGCAATAG
- the Ctbp2 gene encoding C-terminal-binding protein 2 isoform X4, translated as MNGPLHPRPLVALLDGRDCTVEMPILKDLATVAFCDAQSTQEIHEKVLNEAVGAMMYHTITLTREDLEKFKALRVIVRIGSGYDNVDIKAAGELGIAVCNIPSAAVEETADSTVCHILNLYRRNTWLYQALREGTRVQSVEQIREVASGAARIRGETLGLIGFGRTGQAVAVRAKAFGFSVIFYDPYLQDGIERSLGVQRVYTLQDLLYQSDCVSLHCNLNEHNHHLINDFTIKQMRQGAFLVNAARGGLVDEKALAQALKEGRIRGAALDVHESEPFSFAQGPLKDAPNLICTPHTAWYSEQASLEMREAAATEIRRAITGRIPESLRNCVNKEFFVTSAPWSVIDQQAIHPELNGATYRYPPGIVGVAPGGLPAAMEGIIPGGIPVTHNLPTVAHPSQAPSPNQPTKHGDNREHPNEQ; from the exons ATGAACGGCCCCCTGCACCCCCGCCCCCTAGTGGCACTGCTGGATGGCAGAGACTGTACTGTGGAGATGCCCATCCTGAAGGACCTGGCCACTGTGGCCTTCTGCGACGCACAGTCCACTCAGGAAATCCATGAGAAG GTGTTGAATGAGGCTGTGGGTGCGATGATGTACCACACTATCACCCTCACCAGGGAAGACCTGGAGAAGTTCAAGGCCCTGAGAGTGATCGTGCGAATTGGCAGCGGCTATGACAACGTGGACATCAAGGCCGCTGGTGAGCTCG GGATCGCTGTTTGCAATATCCCGTCTGCCGCAGTAGAGGAGACAGCCGATTCCACCGTCTGCCACATCCTCAATCTCTATCGGCGGAACACATGGCTGTACCAAGCCCTACGAGAAGGCACACGGGTACAGAGCGTGGAACAGATCCGTGAGGTTGCCTCGGGAGCTGCTCGGATCCGAGGGGAGACCCTGGGCCTCATTGGCTTTG GTCGCACAGGGCAGGCAGTTGCTGTTCGAGCCAAGGCCTTTGGATTCAGCGTCATATTTTATGACCCCTACTTACAGGATGGGATAGAGCGGTCTCTGGGCGTGCAAAGGGTCTACACCCTGCAGGACTTGCTGTATCAGAGCGACTGTGTCTCCTTGCACTGCAATCTGAATGAGCATAACCACCACCTCATCAATGATTTCACTATCAAGCAG ATGAGGCAAGGAGCATTCCTTGTGAACGCAGCCCGAGGTGGTCTGGTGGATGAGAAAGCCTTAGCTCAGGCCCTCAAAGAGGGAAGGATACGAGGAGCTGCCCTCGACGTGCACGAGTCTGAGCCCTTTAG CTTCGCTCAGGGCCCATTGAAAGATGCACCAAATCTCATCTGCACGCCGCACACAGCCTGGTACAGTGAACAGGCATCACTAGAGATGAGGGAAGCAGCTGCCACTGAGATCCGCCGGGCTATCACAG GTCGCATCCCAGAAAGCTTGCGAAACTGTGTCAACAAAGAATTCTTCGTGACTTCAGCTCCTTGGTCAGTCATCGACCAGCAAGCGATTCATCCCGAGCTCAATGGTGCCACATACAG GTATCCACCAGGCATCGTTGGTGTGGCTCCAGGAGGGCTTCCTGCAGCTATGGAAGGGATCATCCCTGGAGGCATCCCGGTGACTCACAACCtccccacagtggcacacccTTCCCAAGCTCCCTCCCCCAACCAGCCCACAAAACATGGGGACAATCGAGAGCACCCCAACGAGCAATAG